The following proteins are co-located in the Amphiprion ocellaris isolate individual 3 ecotype Okinawa chromosome 7, ASM2253959v1, whole genome shotgun sequence genome:
- the LOC111582348 gene encoding solute carrier family 25 member 36-A, producing MSQRDTLVHLFAGGCGGTVGAILTCPLEVVKTRLQSSSITLYVSEVQLSTVNGASVARMSPPGPLHCLKLILEKEGPRSLFRGLGPNLVGVAPSRAIYFAAYSTAKEKLNSVMEPDSTQVHMVSAGLAGFTAITATNPIWLIKTRLQLDARNRGERRMSAFECVRRVYQADGLRGFYRGMSASYAGISETVIHFVIYENIKRRLLEAKAPQNMDEEEDTSKDASDFVGMMLAAATSKTCATSIAYPHEVIRTRLREEGTKYRSFFQTLTTVPKEEGYRALYRGLTTHLVRQIPNTAIMMCTYELVVYLLNG from the exons ATGAGTCAAAGAGACACCTTAGTTCATCTGTTTGCAGGAGG ATGTGGGGGCACGGTCGGAGCCATATTGACTTGTCCACTGGAAGTAGTGAAGACCCGTCTGCAGTCATCCTCCATCACCCTCTATGTGTCTGAGGTTCAGCTCAGTACTGTCAACGGGGCCAGCGTGGCCCGTATGTCCCCACCAGGCCCCCTGCACTGTCTCAA ATTGATATTGGAGAAAGAAGGACCTCGCTCTCTCTTCAGGGGTTTGGGGCCAAACTTAGTGGGTGTGGCACCTTCCAG AGCAATCTACTTTGCTGCTTACTCCACTGCCAAAGAGAAACTGAACAGCGTGATGGAACCTGACTCCACACAAGTGCACATGGTGTCGGCTGGATTGGCAG GTTTTACAGCCATCACAGCAACCAATCCAATATGGCTCATAAAGACTCGTCTACAGCTTGATGCAAG GAATCGAGGTGAGCGACGGATGAGTGCATTTGAGTGTGTGCGGCGGGTGTATCAGGCAGATGGCTTGCGAGGCTTCTACAGGGGAATGTCAGCGTCTTACGCCGGTATCTCAGAGACTGTGATCCACTTTGTGATCTATGAAAACATTAAGCGGCGCCTCTTGGAGGCCAAGGCACCACAGAACATGGACGAGGAAGAGGACACATCGAAAGATGCTTCAGACTTTGTTGGGATGATGCTTGCTGCTGCCACCTCCAAGACTTGTGCCACATCTATTGCTTATCCTCATG AAGTGATCCGCACCCGGCTACGTGAAGAGGGCACCAAGTACCGCTCCTTTTTCCAGACTCTAACAACAGTGCCCAAAGAGGAGGGTTACCGTGCCCTGTACCGCGGCCTCACCACCCACCTGGTACGCCAGATCCCCAACACCGCCATCATGATGTGCACCTACGAGTTAGTGGTCTACCTCCTGAATGGTTAA